TCTGTGGCTTCGCCAAGATACGGTGGTCGATGGTTTTCCTATCCGTACTTTAGAGAACGGACGCTCCCTGTTTATGGGGGAGATTCGGCAGATGGTTCCTCCTTTTATGATTGACGGGGTGAATAGTGCGGAAGTTTTTCTGTCCAATATGGATTATGCCCAAGTCTCGGCTGCGGTTATTACACAAGAATTTATAGACGGCATTCAGAACGATTATCTGATGGAGGTTGTTTCACGCTATCCGGACCGTTTCTTTGTTTGCGGAATGTGTGAGTTTCGCAAGCCGGGCTATCTGGAACAGGCGAAAGAACTGATCGGGAAGGGATTTAAAGCGATTAAGATTCCTGCCCAGCGCTTACTTCTGAAAGAGGGACGGGTAATGTTGAACTGTCCTGAAATGATGCAGATGTTCCGGTGGATGGAAGAGCGGGGAGTGATCTTGTCAGTCGACTTGGCAGAGGGGGCGATACAGGTTCTGGAGATGGAAGAGATTATTCAGGAATGTCCTCGATTGAAGATTGCTGTCGGACATTTCGGGATGGTTACTCTTCCGGATTGGAAAGAGCAGATTAAGTTGGCACGTCATCCGAATGTGATGATTGAGTCCGGTGGTATCACATGGCTGTTCAATGACGAGTTTTATCCGTTTAAAGGTGCCATAAAGGCTATTCGTGAAGCCGCAGAACTGGTTGGTATGGAGAAACTGATGTGGGGCTCGGATTATCCGCGCACGATAACAGCCATTACTTATAAGATGTCTTATGACTTTGTGGTGAAATCCCCGGAATTGTCGGAAGCGGAGAAAACGTTATTCCTGGGCGGGAATGCGCGGAAATTCTACGGGTTTGCAGAACTTCCGGAACTCCCGTACATTAAAAATATGTCGGAATAGAAAGGAAACAATTACAATACCACTAAACAATCACTGTACACATGAAAAAGAATACATATACCATTCCTCTCGCACTGGTTTTCAGCCTTTTCTTCTTGTGGGCGATCAGCAGCAATCTGCTTCCCACAATGATCCGGCAGTTGATGAAAACCTGTGAACTGAACACCTTCGAGGCCTCTTTTACGGAGACCGCTTATTGGCTGGCTTACTTTATTTTCCCTATCCCGATAGCTATGTTCATGAAGCGTTATAGCTATAAGGCGGGAATCATCTTCGGGCTGTTGCTGGCAGCTGTCGGCGGATTGCTGTTCTTTCCTGCTGCCATGCTGAAAGAATATTGGGCTTATCTCTGCATCTTCTTCATTATCGCTACCGGAATGTGTTTTCTGGAGACAGCCGCCAATCCCTATGTAACCGTGTTGGGAGCTCCCGAAACGGCTCCGCGCCGATTGAATCTGGCGCAATCCTTCAATGGTCTGGGTGCTTTTATCGCAGCGATGTTTCTGAGCAAGCTGATTCTAAGCGGCACCCATTATACACGCGAGACGCTTCCTGTTGATTATCCGGGAGGCTGGCAGGCTTATATACAACTGGAAACGGATGCGATGAAACTTCCTTATCTGATATTGGCTCTGTTGCTTCTTGCGATAGCGGTCGTATTTGTTTTCTCAAAATTGCCGAAGATTGGAGATGAAGGAGCGGAACCTGCATCCGGAAAGAAAGAAAAACTGATTGATTTCGATGTGCTGAAACGCTCGCATTTACGTTGGGGAGTCATCGCGCAGTTCTTTTATAATGGTGGGCAAACAGCTATCAACAGTCTGTTTCTCGTATACTGCTGCACTTATGCCGGTTTGCCGGAAGATACGGCTACCACTTTCTTTGGACTGTATATGCTGGCCTTCTTGCTGGGGCGCTGGATTGGTACGGGATTGATGGTCAAGTTCCGTCCGCAGGGTATGTTGCTGGTGTATGCTTTGATGAATATCCTTTTGTGTGGTGTCGTGATGCTATGGGGAGGAATGATCGGACTGTATGCGATGCTCGCCATCTCTTTCTTTATGTCTATCATGTATCCTACACAGTTCTCTTTGGCACTGAAAGGACTCGGAAATCAGACAAAGAGCGGTTCGGCCTTTCTGGTAATGGCAATTGTCGGTAATGCCTGTCTTCCTCAGTTGACAGCGTACTTCATGCACGTTAATGAACATATTTATTATGTCGCTTATGGCATACCGATGATTTGTTTTGCGTTTTGTGCCTATTACGGTTGGAAGGGCTATAAAGTAATTGATTAATAAATTTATCTCAAACAAATAAAATGAAAGCAGTTCAAATTGTCAACCCCTCCGAAATGAAGGTGGTTGAACTGGAAAAACCGACCGTCGGTGCCGGTGAAGTATTGGTAAGAATCAAGTATGTCGGATTCTGTGGCTCCGATTTAAACACTTTCCTGGGGCGTAACCCGATGGTGAAACTCCCTGTAATACCGGGGCATGAAGTAGGAGCAGTGATTGAAGAGATCGGTCCGGATGTTCCGGCTGGCTTTGAGAAAGGGATGAATGTAACATTGAACCCATATACCAATTGTGGTAAATGTGCTTCGTGCCGTAACGGGCGTGTCAATGCCTGCGAGCATAATGAGACATTAGGCGTACAACGGAATGGAGTGATGTGCGAATACGCCGTGCTTCCTTGGACGAAGATTATCCCGGCAGGTAATATCTCATCCCGTGACTGTGCTCTGATTGAGCCGATGAGTGTAGGATTTCATGCTGTTTCCCGTGCTCAGGTCATCGATAATGAGTATGTGATGGTGATTGGCTGTGGTATGATTGGGATTGGCGCTATTGTACGTGCTGCCTTGAGAGGAGCGACGGTGATTGCGGTCGATCTGGATGATGAAAAACTGGTACTGGCCAAAAGAGTGGGAGCGTCTTACGCAGTAAACTCTAAAACAGAGAATGTACATGAGCGGATACAGGAAATCACCGCAGGGTTTGGAGCTGATGTCGTGATTGAAGCTGTCGGCAGTCCTGTGACTTATGTAATGGCTGTGGATGAAGTTGGCTTTACCGGTCGTGTGGTTTGTATTGGCTACGCCAAAAAAGAAGTCGCTTTTCAGACCAAGTATTTCGTCCAGAAAGAACTGGATATTCGTGGTTCCAGAAATGCATTGCCTGCTGATTTCCGTGCGGTAATCAACTATATGAAAGAAGGTAAGTGTCCGGTAGAAGAACTGATCTCAAAGATTGCAAAACCGGAAGATGCTTTGGAGGCAATGAAAGAATGGGCAGCTGATCCGGGAAAGGTATTCCG
This sequence is a window from Bacteroides thetaiotaomicron VPI-5482. Protein-coding genes within it:
- a CDS encoding amidohydrolase family protein; translation: MDYTIIDAHAHLWLRQDTVVDGFPIRTLENGRSLFMGEIRQMVPPFMIDGVNSAEVFLSNMDYAQVSAAVITQEFIDGIQNDYLMEVVSRYPDRFFVCGMCEFRKPGYLEQAKELIGKGFKAIKIPAQRLLLKEGRVMLNCPEMMQMFRWMEERGVILSVDLAEGAIQVLEMEEIIQECPRLKIAVGHFGMVTLPDWKEQIKLARHPNVMIESGGITWLFNDEFYPFKGAIKAIREAAELVGMEKLMWGSDYPRTITAITYKMSYDFVVKSPELSEAEKTLFLGGNARKFYGFAELPELPYIKNMSE
- the fucP gene encoding L-fucose:H+ symporter permease — encoded protein: MKKNTYTIPLALVFSLFFLWAISSNLLPTMIRQLMKTCELNTFEASFTETAYWLAYFIFPIPIAMFMKRYSYKAGIIFGLLLAAVGGLLFFPAAMLKEYWAYLCIFFIIATGMCFLETAANPYVTVLGAPETAPRRLNLAQSFNGLGAFIAAMFLSKLILSGTHYTRETLPVDYPGGWQAYIQLETDAMKLPYLILALLLLAIAVVFVFSKLPKIGDEGAEPASGKKEKLIDFDVLKRSHLRWGVIAQFFYNGGQTAINSLFLVYCCTYAGLPEDTATTFFGLYMLAFLLGRWIGTGLMVKFRPQGMLLVYALMNILLCGVVMLWGGMIGLYAMLAISFFMSIMYPTQFSLALKGLGNQTKSGSAFLVMAIVGNACLPQLTAYFMHVNEHIYYVAYGIPMICFAFCAYYGWKGYKVID
- a CDS encoding zinc-binding alcohol dehydrogenase family protein, which encodes MKAVQIVNPSEMKVVELEKPTVGAGEVLVRIKYVGFCGSDLNTFLGRNPMVKLPVIPGHEVGAVIEEIGPDVPAGFEKGMNVTLNPYTNCGKCASCRNGRVNACEHNETLGVQRNGVMCEYAVLPWTKIIPAGNISSRDCALIEPMSVGFHAVSRAQVIDNEYVMVIGCGMIGIGAIVRAALRGATVIAVDLDDEKLVLAKRVGASYAVNSKTENVHERIQEITAGFGADVVIEAVGSPVTYVMAVDEVGFTGRVVCIGYAKKEVAFQTKYFVQKELDIRGSRNALPADFRAVINYMKEGKCPVEELISKIAKPEDALEAMKEWAADPGKVFRILVEM